Proteins co-encoded in one Aquabacterium sp. A3 genomic window:
- the acuI gene encoding acrylyl-CoA reductase (NADPH) — translation MFKAILIRKDDQGYRAALESLDDDALPVIETGGVTVRVSHSTLNYKDGLAITGRSPVVRQFPMVPGIDLAGTVEASEHPDWAPGDAVVLNGWGVGETHWGGLAQRARLKGDWLVPLPEAFTPAQAMAIGTAGYTAMLCVMALERQGVRPEQGEVLVTGAAGGVGSVAVALLNRLGYTVAAVTGRPQEADYLRELGATTVLDRAEFASPGKPLAKERWAGAVDAVGSHTLANVCAQMRYRGTVTACGLAGGMDFPATVAPFILRGVTLVGIDSVMCPRADRLVAWTRLARDLDPALLARITREIGLTEALDVAPALLAGQVRGRVVVDVHR, via the coding sequence AAGGACGACCAGGGTTACCGCGCTGCGCTGGAGTCGCTCGACGACGACGCCTTGCCGGTGATCGAGACAGGCGGTGTGACCGTGCGCGTGTCGCACTCCACCTTGAACTACAAGGATGGCCTGGCCATCACGGGCCGCTCGCCCGTGGTGCGGCAGTTCCCGATGGTGCCGGGCATCGACCTGGCGGGCACGGTGGAGGCCAGCGAGCACCCCGACTGGGCGCCAGGCGACGCCGTGGTGCTCAATGGCTGGGGCGTGGGCGAAACCCATTGGGGTGGCCTGGCCCAGCGGGCGCGCCTGAAAGGCGACTGGCTGGTGCCGCTGCCCGAGGCCTTCACGCCGGCGCAGGCCATGGCCATTGGCACGGCGGGTTACACCGCCATGCTGTGCGTGATGGCGCTGGAACGCCAGGGCGTGCGCCCCGAGCAGGGCGAGGTGCTGGTGACGGGCGCCGCCGGTGGCGTGGGCAGCGTGGCCGTGGCCTTGCTGAACCGCCTGGGCTACACCGTGGCGGCCGTCACGGGCCGCCCGCAAGAGGCCGATTACCTGCGCGAGCTGGGCGCCACCACGGTGCTGGACCGCGCAGAGTTCGCCTCGCCAGGCAAGCCCCTGGCCAAAGAGCGCTGGGCGGGGGCGGTGGACGCCGTGGGCAGCCACACCCTGGCCAATGTGTGCGCCCAGATGCGTTACCGGGGCACGGTGACGGCCTGTGGCCTGGCCGGAGGCATGGATTTTCCGGCCACCGTGGCCCCGTTCATTTTGCGTGGCGTGACGCTGGTGGGCATCGACTCGGTGATGTGTCCCCGCGCCGACCGCCTGGTGGCCTGGACCCGCCTGGCCCGTGACCTGGACCCGGCCCTGCTGGCACGCATCACGCGCGAGATCGGTCTGACCGAGGCGCTGGACGTGGCGCCCGCCCTGCTGGCCGGCCAGGTGCGCGGGCGGGTGGTGGTGGATGTCCACCGCTGA